In one Phoenix dactylifera cultivar Barhee BC4 unplaced genomic scaffold, palm_55x_up_171113_PBpolish2nd_filt_p 000674F, whole genome shotgun sequence genomic region, the following are encoded:
- the LOC120106883 gene encoding photosystem II protein D1 isoform X2, producing the protein MKERRESTSLWGRFCNWITSTENRLYIGWFGVLMIPTLLTATSVFIIAFIAAPPVDIDGIREPVSGSLLYGNNIISGAIIPTSAAIGLHFYPIWEAASVDEWLYNGGPYELIVRHFLLGVACYMGREWELSFRLGMRPWIAVAYSAPVAAATAVFLIYPIGQGSFSDGMPLGISGTFNFMIVFQAEHNILMHPFHMLGVAGVFGGSLFSAMHGSLVTSSLIRETTENESANAGYRFGQEEETYNIVAAHGYFGRLIFQYASFNNSRSLHFFLAAWPVVGIWFTALGISTMAFNLNGFNFNQSVVDSQGRVINTWADIINRANLGMEVMHERNAHNFPLDLAAVEVPSTNG; encoded by the coding sequence GATGATCCCTACCTTATTGACCGCAACTTCTGTATTCATTATCGCCTTCATTGCTGCTCCTCCAGTAGATATTGATGGTATTCGTGAACCTGTTTCTGGTTCTCTACTTTATGGAAACAATATTATTTCTGGTGCCATTATTCCTACTTCTGCAGCTATCGGTTTGCATTTTTACCCGATATGGGAAGCGGCATCTGTTGATGAGTGGTTATACAATGGCGGTCCTTATGAGCTAATTGTTCGACACTTCTTACTTGGTGTAGCTTGTTACATGGGTCGTGAGTGGGAACTTAGTTTCCGCCTGGGTATGCGTCCTTGGATTGCTGTTGCATATTCAGCTCCTGTTGCAGCTGCTACTGCTGTTTTCTTGATCTACCCTATTGGTCAAGGAAGTTTCTCTGATGGTATGCCTTTAGGAATATCTGGTACTTTCAACTTCATGATTGTATTCCAGGCGGAACACAACATCCTTATGCATCCATTTCACATGTTGGGTGTAGCTGGTGTATTCGGCGGCTCCCTATTCAGTGCTATGCATGGTTCCTTGGTAACCTCTAGTTTGATCAGGGAAACCACTGAAAACGAATCTGCTAATGCAGGTTACAGATTCGGTCAAGAGGAAGAAACTTATAATATCGTAGCTGCTCATGGTTATTTTGGCCGATTGATCTTCCAATATGCTAGTTTCAACAATTCTCGTTCCTTACATTTCTTCTTGGCTGCTTGGCCTGTAGTAGGTATCTGGTTCACTGCTTTAGGTATTAGTACTATGGCTTTCAACCTAAATGGTTTCAATTTCAACCAATCTGTAGTTGACAGTCAGGGTCGTGTTATCAACACTTGGGCTGATATCATCAATCGTGCTAACCTTGGTATGGAAGTAATGCATGAACGTAATGCTCACAACTTCCCTCTAGACCTAGCTGCTGTCGAAGTTCCATCTACAAATGGATAA